In Musa acuminata AAA Group cultivar baxijiao chromosome BXJ2-3, Cavendish_Baxijiao_AAA, whole genome shotgun sequence, the following proteins share a genomic window:
- the LOC103977525 gene encoding polyadenylate-binding protein RBP47, producing MQQAANGIAEPRQQQQQQQWMPAMQYPPQAAMMMTPHQMVAPPIPQYAQHFVPYHHPTQLPQQHNGAGAYSASAVVGGEDNKTIWVGDLHYWMDENYLHNCFGRTGEVISIKVIRNKQTGQSEGYGFVEFYTHEAAKNVLQSFVGHMMPNTDQPFRLNWASFSTGDRRSDASSDYSIFVGDLASDVTDVTLQETFASKYPSVKGAKVVIDANTGRSKGYGFVRFGNEDEKTLAMTEMNGIYCSTRPMRIGPATPRKSSGVSGSNGLSAQSDGDLTNTTVFVGGLDPNVNEDDLNQTFSQYGEIASVKIPVGKQCGFVQFVQRNNAEEALQRLNGTVIGKQTVRLSWGRNPANKQFRSDSSNQWNGMYYGGPFYNGYMYAAPVPDPSMYAAYGTYSFHGNQQQILLTDM from the exons ATGCAGCAGGCGGCGAACGGGATCGCTGAGccacggcagcagcagcagcagcaacagtggATGCCGGCGATGCAGTACCCACCGCAGGCGGCGATGATGATGACGCCGCACCAGATGGTGGCGCCGCCAATTCCGCAGTACGCGCAGCATTTTGTGCCTTATCACCACCCCACGCAACTGCCGCAGCAACACAATGGGGCCGGGGCTTATTCGGCCTCGGCGGTGGTGGGTGGGGAGGACAACAAGACGATCTGGGTCGGGGACCTCCACTACTGGATGGACGAGAACTACCTCCATAACTGCTTCGGACGCACCGGCGAG GTTATTTCAATTAAAGTTATCCGCAACAAGCAGACTGGACAGTCAGAGGGATATGGTTTTGTGGAGTTTTATACACATGAAGCAGCTAAAAATGTACTTCAGAGCTTTGTTGGTCATATGATGCCTAACACTGATCAACCTTTTAGGTTAAATTGGGCATCATTTAGTACGGGTGATAGGCGTTCAGATGCTTCTTCTGATTACTCTATATTTGTAGGAGATTTAGCTTCTGATGTTACTGATGTTACACTGCAAGAAACTTTTGCTAGTAAATACCCATCTGTGAAAGGTGCAAAAGTTGTCATTGATGCAAATACTGGTCGTTCAAAGGGTTAtggatttgtaagatttgggaatgaGGATGAGAAGACACTTGCCATGACTGAAATGAATGGTATATATTGCTCCACTAGGCCAATGCGCATTGGTCCTGCGACCCCGAGAAAGTCATCTG GGGTTTCTGGATCTAATGGTTTATCTGCTCAATCAGATGGAGATCTAACTAACACAACT GTATTTGTCGGAGGACTTGATCCTAATGTCAATGAGGATGATCTCAATCAGACATTTTCTCAGTATGGTGAGATTGCCTCTGTGAAAATACCAGTTGGGAAACAATGTGGTTTTGTGCAATTTGTCCAAAG AAACAATGCCGAAGAAGCATTGCAGCGGTTAAACGGAACAGTTATTGGAAAGCAGACTGTCCGTCTCTCTTGGGGACGCAATCCTGCAAACAAACAG TTTCGATCCGACTCCAGTAACCAGTGGAATGGCATGTATTATGGAGGGCCATTTTATAATGGATACATGTACGCCGCACCAGTGCCAGACCCAAGCATGTATGCTGCTTATGGCACTTATTCTTTCCACGGGAACCAACAACAG ATTCTTCTTACAGATATGTGA
- the LOC135607039 gene encoding tuliposide A-converting enzyme 2, chloroplastic-like, which produces MATDRDAEVDVELFSIVRVYKSGRFERLTGDDVVPAGVDPDTGVASKDVVIDPNAGISARLFLPDVSCLPHAKLPVLVYYHGGGFCIESPFSSRYTSFLNSLVAKAKVIAVSVCYRLAPEHPLPTAYHDSLAALRWVASHADGGEESWLAEHGDLGRLFVSGDSAGANIAHHVARLVGISGLGTGARIKGAALIHPYFWGEEPVGSETRDRETREKSERLWRLVCPGTTGMDDTLINPLAEGAPGLKGLACERVLVEVAGDDLLRERGRAYYDGLKASGWGGEAEMVETEGEGHVFHLDNPTSDKALAFMDRLVAFLNRD; this is translated from the coding sequence ATGGCAACGGATCGCGACGCCGAAGTCGACGTCGAGCTCTTCTCCATCGTCCGCGTCTACAAGAGCGGCCGCTTCGAGCGCCTTACCGGCGACGACGTCGTCCCCGCCGGTGTCGACCCGGACACCGGCGTCGCGTCCAAGGACGTGGTCATCGACCCGAACGCCGGCATCTCCGCGCGTCTCTTCCTCCCTGATGTGTCCTGCCTCCCGCACGCTAAGCTGCCGGTGCTCGTCTACTACCACGGCGGCGGCTTCTGCATCGAGTCGCCCTTCTCCTCGAGGTATACCAGCTTCCTCAACTCCCTGGTGGCCAAGGCCAAGGTGATCGCGGTGTCGGTCTGCTACCGTCTGGCGCCCGAGCACCCGCTGCCCACCGCCTACCACGATTCGCTGGCGGCGCTCCGGTGGGTCGCGTCGCACGCTGACGGCGGCGAGGAGAGCTGGCTGGCGGAACACGGGGACTTGGGCCGCTTGTTCGTGTCGGGCGACAGCGCCGGGGCCAACATAGCCCACCACGTGGCCCGCTTAGTGGGGATCAGCGGATTGGGGACCGGCGCGAGGATCAAAGGGGCGGCGCTGATACATCCCTACTTCTGGGGGGAGGAGCCGGTGGGATCGGAGACGAGGGACAGGGAGACGAGAGAGAAATCGGAGAGGCTGTGGAGGCTGGTGTGCCCGGGGACGACGGGGATGGACGACACGCTGATCAACCCGCTGGCGGAGGGGGCGCCGGGGCTGAAGGGGCTGGCCTGCGAGCGCGTGCTGGTGGAGGTGGCGGGGGACGACCTGCTGAGGGAGAGAGGGAGGGCGTACTACGATGGGCTGAAGGCGAGCGGGTGGGGAGGTGAGGCGGAGATGGTCGAGACAGAGGGGGAGGGGCATGTCTTCCACCTCGACAATCCTACTTCCGACAAGGCTTTGGCCTTCATGGAtcgcttggttgccttcctcaacCGAGACTGA
- the LOC103978051 gene encoding patatin-like protein 2 → MTYMSQIQSPACGNLVAVLSIDGGGIRGIIPATILTFLEEKLQNLDGEDARLADYFDVISGTSTGGLVTAMLTAPNEKNRPLFAAKDILSFYLDHSPKIFPQPWEAIARAIESIRRILGPKYNGEYLRHIIRERLGCLKLHQALTNVVIPTFDIKQLQPTIFSSYKARDDELMDAQLSDICISTSAAPTYLPAHYFKTKNHKGEVREFNLIDGGVAANNPTLIALGEVRKDHFRRDPEIFSSTKSIDCSKLLVLSLGTGIPKNEKKYDAKSAGKWSILGWLINGGSNPLIDAFTHASSDMVDIHISAVFEGDLESNYLRIQDDTLDGPLSSVDISTKENLENLVKAGEKLLKKPVSRVNLETGDYEIVGKTSNEEALTEFAMKLSQERKQRMLGSSSPRT, encoded by the exons ATGACCTACATGAGTCAGATTCAATCTCCAGCCTGTGGAAACCTTGTTGCCGTACTTAGCATTGATGGAGGGGGGATTAGAGGAATTATTCCTGCTACCATCCTTACCTTCTTGGAGGAGAAGCTCCAG AATCTTGATGGAGAGGATGCAAGGCTTGCAGACTATTTTGATGTTATTTCAGGAACCAGCACCGGTGGCCTCGTGACCGCAATGCTAACTGCACCAAACGAGAAGAATAGGCCTCTCTTTGCAGCCAAGGACATCTTGTCCTTCTACTTGGATCACAGTCCCAAGATCTTCCCACAACCTTG GGAAGCAATTGCTCGGGCCATTGAATCAATCCGTCGAATTTTGGGACCCAAGTACAACGGAGAGTACCTTCGTCATATTATTAGGGAAAGATTAGGGTGCTTGAAGTTGCACCAAGCATTGACGAACGTGGTGATACCTACTTTTGATATCAAGCAACTTCAACCTACCATCTTTTCCTCCTACAAG GCAAGAGATGATGAATTAATGGATGCTCAGCTATCTGATATCTGCATTAGCACATCTGCAGCACCAACCTACCTTCCTGCACACTACTTCAAGACTAAAAACCACAAGGGAGAAGTGCGGGAATTCAACCTCATTGATGGCGGCGTTGCTGCAAATAATCCG ACGTTGATCGCTCTTGGCGAAGTGAGAAAGGATCATTTTAGGAGGGATCCTGAAATCTTCTCATCAACCAAATCTATAGACTGTAGCAAGCTCTTGGTTCTTTCATTAGGCACCGGTATACCGAAGAATGAGAAGAAATATGATGCCAAAAGTGCAGGAAAATGGAGCATTCTTGGTTGGTTGATAAATGGTGGTTCAAATCCATTGATAGATGCTTTCACCCATGCAAGCAGTGACATGGTAGACATACACATCTCTGCGGTCTTCGAAGGTGATTTAGAATCCAACTATTTGAGAATTCAG GATGATACGTTGGATGGGCCATTATCCTCTGTTGACATCTCCACAAAGGAAAATTTAGAGAATCTAGTGAAAGCTGGCGAAAAGCTACTAAAGAAACCTGTTTCAAGAGTTAACCTTGAGACAGGTGACTATGAGATTGTAGGCAAGACAAGCAATGAAGAAGCTCTTACAGA GTTTGCAATGAAACTTTCTCAAGAACGAAAACAGAGGATGCTGGGATCATCATCTCCAAGAACTTGA